The nucleotide sequence AAGACAATTGTTTAGATTGCTTGGCTCCCTACAAGCTCTATCGGCGTCACAATAACCGCCTCAGAAGACAAGAAGGGGGAGAATGGAAAAGAGCTTTCATTAGCTTCTGCTGCTTTTGTGACTTGCAGTGCCTAAATTAAAATGGCTGGGTCAGGCAAAAGGTTGCATCCGCTCAGAGAAGATATAAGAGTATAGATATCGTAAATGTTTTTCTACACGCAGTTGCCATTCACCTCCTTTTATTGGATGCCCTTCATAATTTTACTATACAAAATAAAGAGGAGAAAAGTATAATAAAAAGCTTAAAAATCATTACATAATAGCTGCACTGAAAGAAAGAGTTTATCCTGAGTTTCGTGTGCTAGTTCGCTGTCTATTTTCAGCATCCTATCGTACCAATGAAGAATCTCTTGGAAAAGAGCAAGTCTAAGACTACTGTTTTTGAAGCCCCTGTAAGTTTATTACAGGAATTCTGGCTCTTATATTAATAAGGGGGATTAACCCTGCCTGGATAAAATTTAAAAGAATTGTGCAGTAACACGGATGCCCTTGTGAAAAACAGTTTCTTAGGCTTAGTAATATCCAATTTTTAATAAATATCAATGAGTTTTGAAGAGTCTGGTTAAGAAGTTTTTCATACTAATACAGCTGTTTCTGACGATCTATGCAATAAAAAGAATCTATTTATCGGACTATAGAAATAGCTGCATTTTTTGAAATAAGCAATGAATAAAAACCGTTCTTTGTTTTTAATCGTTATTTAATGTAAAGGAGCAAAGCGATAAGGAGGAGGGCAAAAATGAAAAAAGGTGTGTGGTTAACAGGATTGTTAGTTATGTTGCTTGCTTTATTTGGGATCATTCCCTCAGCTGTACTTAAAAAAGGAGAGGCCATGAACAAAGAAAACAGCGTAAAAGTCTATGGACCGGGTGGCCCCTTTGGTCCAATCGATGAACTTGCCACTCGATTTGCGAAAGAAACGGGAATAAAAGTAGAAGTAACGAGCGGGCCGGAAGAAAAATGGATCGATCAAGCCAAGGAAGATGCGGATATCATTTATGGCGGTTCAGAGTATATGCTCACTAATTTTATGCTGAGCTACCCTAATATAATTGACGAAAAAACAAGGACAGAGCTTTACACACGTCCGGCAGGAATTTTGGTTAGAAAAGGTAATCCTAAGAATATTCAGTCGCTGGACGACTTAACGAAAAAAGGCATTCAAATCATTGATGTAAATGGAGCAGGCCAATTTGGGCTTTGGGAAGACTTAGCGGGGAGAAAAGGATTAATTCCAGGTATCAGAAAAAACATCAGGATATCCGTTAAAACAAGTGCGGAAGCGATTGAATTATGGAAAAAGAACTCTAAGTACGATGCATGGATTACTTATGAATCGTGGCATTATCGGCTGAAAGATGCCACCGATCTAATACAACTTCCCGAGCAAGATAAGCTGTACAGAGGGACACCAATTAGCATGGCTAAGAGAACAGATAACAGGAAAGAAGCCCGATTGTTTATTAACTATTTAAAGACTGAAGAGTCCCATCAAGTATTTCAAAAATGGGGATGGAAATAAGCAATGAAAGGAGAGGGGAAAGAATGAATAAAAAACGATGGCTCCTATGTATATTTTCAGCCTTAGTCGTTTTGTCAGCATGTGGAAAAGCAGAAAACCCGAGTGAATCAGCAGCGGTCAAAGATGCCCCGGTAAAGGAAGCACCAGAGTTAAGGCTACTTGAAGATCAATCGGTTGGTGAATATCTCGCTGATTCTAAAGGGATCACTCTTTATTATTTTAAAAAGGATAAAGAGGGGACAAGCAATTGCAGAGATGAATGCTTAAAAAAATGGCCGCCATTTACAGAAAAGGAGTTTGAAGTGCCAACAGGATACAAGAAAGAAGATTTTGGGTCTATAACAAGAGAGGATGACGGGCAAGAGCAAGTAACATATAAAGGTTATCCGCTTTATTACTTTGCTGGAGACAAACAGGAAGGAGATAGAAAGGGACAGGGAGTAAAGGGCGTTTGGTATATTGTAAATAAAAATATTAATTTTCAGTAGGGAAAGATAGATTCATAGAACGGCCGCAGGAGCGGCGGTTCTTTATTGTATAGGGAACTTAATGAACCGGGAATAGTTGGCTACTGTAAGGAGGGTGGGATTAATTGAAGGGGAAAAGCGACGAGGAGTTAATGAGGCTGGTGATGAACAAACACCGGCCTGCCCTGGAGGAGCTGTATGACCGTTATGCAAAATTGATTTACAGCTTCGCGTTTAAATTTTCAAATGGGAATGCAGACTCGACTAAGGAAATGGTTCAGCTGGTTTTTCTCAAGCTATGGACGACAAAGAGCAGCTATAATTCTACGAAAGGAAAATTTACTAGTTGGCTTTTGACGATTACACGGAATGTGTGTGTGGATTACATTCGAAAAGATAGTCTACATATTAAAAATAATGAGCAAATTTATGAGCATACTTTTATGAAATGGACTAATCCTGTGGATGAAATAGAACAAAGATTAACTTCCAACGCGGTATCAGCTGCGAAAAACAAGCTAAATGCGGCACAACAAAGATTAATTGATTTATTTTATTGGAAAGGTTTTTCCTTAACAGAAATCGCTCAAATGGAGAATGAACCAGTCGGGACGGTGAAGAGCAGGTTGCATCAGTCTTTAAAACAATTAAAAAAGTATCTAGAAGTGGAGGATTTGTAGATGGACAGGGAATGTGACTACCTGCTTTCATTTATTGCCAATGATCTGGATAAAAGGAAAAAGAGAAGGTTCAAAGAGCATTTGCAGCGCTGCCCTGACTGTTTAAAGGAGTATGAGCAAATGACCGATGTCTGGCATTCCTTATATTTAGACATAGAGGAACAAGAGGTACCGGAAACGTTAAAATCAGAAGTGATGGACTTTATTTTTGATGAGAAAGAAGAAAATGAAAAGAAAGCAGGGAGGGCTTATATAAATGAATGGACAAATGCACTTTTTAAACAGTTCCCGCCCGCAGCTAGTATAACCGTTCTTCTATTAACAGGGCTTGTCATTGTTTTAGTATTTGCCAATAGTCATTTGCGCAATGAAATGGCTCAAAGCAGCCAAAACAATGAACAGCCTGCGAGAGTAGTATCTACATTCTCTCTCCAGGCTGCGGAGCTTGGAGTTGAACATCTAAACACCGGTGGCTCTGCTGTTATATTGCAGCAGGGAAAGACAAGGAGCCTGGTTGTGCAAGTGAACCATTTGCCGCAGTTGGCCGGGTCAGAAGTTTACCAAGTATGGCTGCTAAATAACGGCAAGAGGGAAAGTGCTGGCGTATTTAAACCGGATGAAAGTGGAGCCGGAATATTGACATATCAGCTTGCGCAGGATTTGAAGTTTGATCAGATTGGCATTACAGTCGAGCCTGATCAATACAGTATCGAGCCACGTGGGGAAAAAATTGTTGGCTCCTCCTAATTACGAAAAAATCAGGCTGATTTTCCTGACAAGAGGAAATCAGCCTGATGGCATGAAAGAAAGTTATTATTAGATGGCCTTTGTTGCTGCTTCGTTTTCCATGAAGAAAATGGTTGGCTGGCCAGTTGTCGGTTCAAAATAAGCCACAAGATAATTAGGACGCTTCAACCAGCTGCCGTCTACGAAGGACATCGTTAATGGTTCAATCATCGTATGTTTATATATGTCTCTCTCTGTCAGACCGAGCTTGGCAAATTCAGGGCCGAGGAGGAGAGGATTTTGTAAGATTTTTTGATAAAGAAAAGAACGTTCCTGTTTTTTTAGTGCAGGTTCCCACCAAGGCTTTCTAGGTTTGTACCGCTGGTTCATTAAATAATCGTATTTCATCATGCTTTCAATTTCTAGATAACGCTCTGGATGGACAGCAAGCAAAAACTTTTGCAGACGTTTGAACAAGTCCTCTAACTGATGGCCAATTCTGCCCCAGCTTTGTTCTTCCCAATAAGCCCCAAAAGACTGAAAAAAGTCAAATGGTGTATCAAAGAAATGGGTCACGAGATATTCAATTGTTTCATTCATGCGGTGATCATTCCAGTACTTTTCAAGCACATCTTCAACCTGCTTAATTTTTACAATATCTGAAAAAGATAAGAGATTATTACCTAAAATCTCATATGGTGCATGTTCCATATAAACATAATCATGTTCAGCTGCCCGTATACGCAGGCCAGTGCCTCGCAGCATCTTCAGAAAGCCAAGCTGCAGTTCTTCTGGCCGGAGTGCAAAGACATCATTAAATGTTTTACGGAAAGAGCGATAGTCTTCTTCAGGCAAACCGGCAATCAAATCAAGATGCTGATCAATCTTTCCGCCTTCTTTCACCATCGTGACCGTGCGAACGAGCTTGGACCAATTTTGCTTGCGCATGACAAGCTCATTGGTTGTGTCATTCGTTGACTGTACCCCAATCTCAAACCGGAACAATCCTTTAGGTGCGTTTTCGTTAAGGAATTCAATTACTTCGGGCCGCATAATGTCAGCGGTAATTTCAAATTGAAAAACGGTTCCGGGAACATGTTCGTCAATAAGAAACTGAAACATTTCCATCGCATAGCTGCGGCTAATGTTAAATGTTCGATCGACAAACTTGATGGTTTTTGCTCCATTGGCCATTAAATAGCGAATGTCCTCTTTAATAGCCTCACGGTTAAAATAACGGACGCCCACTTCAATGGAAGAAAGGCAGAACTGGCAGCGGAACGGACAGCCGCGGCTTGTTTCTATATACGTAATTCGCTTGGATAGTTGTGATTTGTCTTCTTCAAACCGAAAGGGCGAAGGCAAGTCACGTAAATCTAACTTATTTCGTTGTGGATTAATCTTCGGTTGTCCATTTTCCAGGTAACCGATTCCGCTGACACCACTCCAATTTTGCTTCCCGTCTATTTCACTGAGCAGCTGTTTGAACGTTTCTTCCCCTTCACCAATGACGATAAAGTCGGCTTCAGGAATCCGCTCAAGCCAATAGGGCACATCATAAGTAACTTCTGGTCCTCCAAGAATAATCGTTGTTTCAGGAAGCACCTTTTTGATCATTTTAACGACAGTGAGTGTTTCTTCTATGTTCCAAATATAGCAGCTGAACCCTAATATGTCGGGTTGGCGCTTATACAGATCTGTGACAATGTTAATGGCAGGATCCTTGATTGTGTATTCAGCCAGCTCCACCTGATAGTCTGGTTCTGCGAAAGCTTTTAAATAGCGGATGGCCAAATTCGTATGAATATATTTCGCGTTTAATGTGCTGAGAACGACGTTCATTAATAAAATTCTCCTTATAGCTTTTCTGATATATTACTTTCCTCATATCGATTAGAAAATACTTTTTTTAGCTTGGACCATCTTGTTTCTATAAATGGTTGCGCCACAGTTGTCACTACTGATGAAGAGAGCAGCATAGTTAAAAACAAAGAAGCGATTAACAGCAGGACGATGGATTCAGCTGATTCTTTCACTTCACTTTCACGGAAGGTTTTGATTACAAAGCCGTGCAATAAGTAAACATACAGTGTATTTCTACCCCAGTCGGTAAAAAAGAATTTCTTTTTTGGCACAAAAGTGAAAAAAGCAGCGATCATGATAAAGCTTAACACATAAATACCGATCCGGTAGAGCATTCCAGTTGCATTGGAACTACCTAAATCTGCAAAGGAGAAAGAACCAAGCAGCCATCTCTGGTCAAAATCTGGGAATTGAAGAGCCATATAGAAGACGGCAAGCGCTCCGAGAAATAAAACAGCACGAACAGATTTATGAGCGAGAAGGTTGAAATGTTCCTTTTTCAAATAATACCCGATTAAAAAGAACGGGAAGAAAATAAACGTACGGGCAAAGCTTAACACGTCCAGCTGGCCGTCAATGCAGCCGATAGCAATACCAACAACGAAGGAGGCAGTAATCAGAACCGCGGGCTTTATTTTTAGCCATTTAACCGAAATGACGAGCAATAGGTTCCAAAAGAACAAGCTCAATAAGAACCATAATGACCAATGAGGTACGAGCAAGTCGAGATGGAGCGCTTTATCCTCGTATAAGTAAAAATAAAAAAAGGAATAGATAATTTGGAAAATAAAAAAGGGCAATAGAATTTTCTGGGCCGTTTTTTTCACGTAGCCCTTTTTGTAAAAGCTTTTAGCAAAAAAACCTGATACTAAAATAAACCCTGGCATATGAAACAAGTAGATGGTTGTATACAAAGCGAAGATGACAGGATTATCACCGATATACGAGCGAATAAAATGACCGAACACGACAAAAACAATTAAAATAAATTTTGCGTTATCAAAATAATAATCTCTTTTAGACATAAATTCCACCTAATTAAAAGTATTATGTAACCATCGGCTGCCACATCATTTTAAATACAACATAGCATTATACAGGAAAACTGTTTAAATCGCCATGATGCAAAAAGGAAGCAGGCAGCCAAATATAGACATCTCTATGGGAAAAGGCAAATGAATAAAACGAAAAAGTGATAAATCTTTTAAAAAAACGCCGGCTATCAAGCCCGGCGTTTTAAGCTTTCTCCTATATTAAAATAATCTTCAATTTTGATAGATAAGCGGATTGCTTCATGGTAAATATCCGTTTTTATCCCATTAATTGATTGAGATTTCTTTCCTGCTTCCAATAAATGATCAAGCAATTCTCTGGAAAATGGAGAATAGGAAAGCATTTTCTTTAATCGACGAGACTCTCTCTCAAGCTTTGCAATGAAAATCTGCGTTTCTGTATAGGTTGCGCGTACTGCTGCCATAGACAAGGCATAAATCGCAGCAGCTGTACGAATAAAAGGCTCTGAGGATTGTTTAATCAATTGTTTTGCTTCATCAAGAGAACGAATTTTTCTATATGTGTGAATAGACGGGTCATAAATTTTCAAAAAATCACTGTGCCATTCCAATGCCGCTTCATTCCATCCTATCTTAGTCATGTCTCTTTCTCCTTTATTTCTCTTAAGTTGTTTTTCTGAAGGCGGTATCCCTATGCTATATAACCTGTTTCGAGAGAACATAAACATAAAAATTACATAAATAATAAGAGACCATTGCAAGTATAGCTTGCAATGGTCTCTTATTAAAAAGCATTTATTCAGCAAGATAAGGAGATTGAAGAGGAAGAATAATGTTTACAACAGTACCAAAACCAAATTCGCTTTCTACTTCAATGACGCCGTCAAATGATTCAATAATTCTCTTACAAACGACAAGGCCAAGTCCCGTCCCATTCTCCTTTGAAGTGAAAAATGGTTTGAAAATTAATTCCAAATCTTCTTTTGTAATACCAGGCCCTGTATCGGCAATAGTAATGTAACAATTTTCTTCTCCTTTTAAGACATTTAAGCTCAATTTTCCTCCCTCTTCCATCGCTTCAAAGGCATTTTTTGTAAGATTCAGGAGGACTTGCTTCATCTGATCGGTGTTCACTCGTACCCAAAGTTCTTGCTCGGGAAGCGTTAATTCATACTCAATACAATACAAATTAGCTTCGGAACGAATTAGCGGGTTTAGGTCAAAAATAATTTCTCTCATATCAACGGTTTGGATTTTTTGGGCAGTTGGCTTACCTAAAATCAAAAATTCACTGACAATCTGGTTGATGCGTCCAATTTCTTTATTAATTACATCAAAGTAAAATTCATCTTCTGGATGGTTGTATTTTTCATTTAACAGCTGGACGAGCCCTTTAATTCCAGTTAGTGGATTGCGTATTTCATGAGCTGTACTCGCGGCTAACGTTCCAATCAACTCCAGTTTTTGTGCTTCCTGCTGCATTCTCTCAAACTTTGTTTGTCTTTTTAACATCATATACTTTACAAGTAAAAAGATGATGTGAAGAAGGACAATAATGGCTACACCAAATAGTAGAGTAAGAGGAAGCAGATGATTTTCATCAGATTTATTAATCTTGACTATTAAATTCCAAGGCAGTTGGGCGAGAGGGTACTCGACGGTCTGTTCGATCTCTTCGGAATTCAGTCTTTCGTTAACAGCAAAAATAGGTATTTGCTTTGCGTTCTCGATAGAAACGGAATACTCGGGTGTTAGCATTCTTATAATATTTTTCAAATAATCGAGCCGGATATGAGACACGAGAATCGCCTCTACATGTTCATCTTTCATTACTGGTGTGGCAATAGCAATCACAGGCTGATTATTAGACAATGTTTCCGCTTCATCGGAAACAGCTGTGTCTTTCGTTAATAGTGCTTCTTTGATGTATGGTTTGTTTCTGAGGTTGTATTGTTTTAGTAAATCGTTTGTTCCGATGAGCAGATTACCTTCAAAATCCAGTATATAAATGCCTCCGTAACGCGGGTCCTTTCCAACCATTCTTTTTAATATGGTTTGCACTTTATCTGATGCTTGTATTTTTTTACCTAAAGTTTGAACTTCCTCTTCGGTACTGACGGCGAGAATATCCATGCTGACTTTTGTTTCGTTAATGAATTGGTCCAGCTGATTCCGATGAAGGGTGGCCGCCCACTCTAGTTTTTCCCGCTGCTGTTCAACAGCACGTTCAGCGAGAAAGTGATAACAGCCAATGATAGATAGAATCGCTGGGAGCACCACAATAAAGAAATATATCGATCGTTCACGTTTATTCATTCGGTTTCGTCCTTTTAAGAAAGTCATTGCTGTTTCATTATAGCAAACTATTATTATTTTCTCTTCTTTACATGAAGGAAAAATTTTCATCAGGCGACTCTTTTAAAATGGAAGAAAAACGTGTAAGTTGAATAAAAGAATAAATAACGGTTGTAGGGGGAGAAGAATGAAAAAGATTCAGCTGAAGATCCTTGAGACAAGTGATGTACACGGAGCGATTTTTCCCATTCATTACGGAACGAATGAGCCAGCTGCTCACGGTCTGGCGCGGCTCTCCACTGCTATAAAAAAAGTACGGAAAGAAAGCGATGCTGTGCTTTTAATAGACAATGGAGATTTTCTTCAGGGAACACCACTAGCTAGCTTTTATTTTCGTTCATTGCGCCGCGGTATTCATCCAATGATTAAGGCGATGAATGCTCTCCAATATGACGCAGCGGTATTAGGCAACCACGAATTTAATTACGGATTGGAAATTTTAGATAAAGCTTCACAAGACGCCAGTTTTCCCTTTTTAAGTGCAAATACTTTACATAAAAAAACACATCAGCCTTATTTCGGACAGCCTTATATTATAAAAAGCTTTGCTGGCGGCATCAAGGCTGCTGTACTTGGCATTACAACAGGATATATTCCTAACTGGGAAAAGCCTGAACATATTTCTGAATTGATTTTTACCGATGCAGTCGCTGCTGCCGATAAATGGGTTCGTTATATTCGAGAAGTAGAAAAGCCGGACATGATGATTGTTTCTTATCATGGCGGCTTTGAAGTAGATCTTTCGAAGAAAGAAAGAATTGAAATGAAAGAAAAGGGAGAAAATCAGGCTTATCGTATTTGCACAGAAGTAGAGGGGATTGATGTGCTGCTCACCGGGCATCAACATCGGATAGCTGCTGAGTTCGTAAATGGCGTGGCTGTCGTTCAGCCTGGGTTTAGCGGAACAGCTATTGGCCAAGTAACCGCTGAGTTTCATGTATCGCAAGAAAAAATAGAACTGGGGAACGTTTCGATTGAGATTATAGAAGCCAAGGGCTTTGAAGCTGACCGAGCGATCCTTGAATTAGCCCAAGAAGAAGAAAAGCAAACACAGCAATGGCTCGATGAGGTGATCGGCACAATAGAGGGGGACATGCAGATTGATGATCCTTTTCAAGCAAGATTGAAGGAACATCCGCTTATTGAGCTGGTTAATCGAGTACAGATGGAGGCGGCACAGACGGATATTTCTTGTACGGCGCTCTTCCATAATGAAGCCAAGGGTCTTCCATCCAAGGCTACAATGAGGGACATTGTCTCAAACTATATTTACCCTAACTCATTAGCTGTTATCGAGGTTACTGGTGAGGAGATGAAGAGGGCGTTGGAGCGTTCTGCTTCTTACTTTACTATACTGCCAGACGGAAGAGCCGGGGTGAGCTCGAAATTTTCTTACCCTAAGCCGCAGCATTATAATTATGATATGTGGGAAGGAATTAATTATACGATTAATGTCCATCAGGCCCCAGGCAGCCGAATTGAGAAATTGACCTACCATGGGGAACCTGTTGAGGCAGACCGTCTCTACCGGGTAGTGATGAATAATTATCGTGCAGGCGGGGGTGGTGACTACTTTATGTTCAAAGGGAAAAAAGTAATTAAAGAAATCCAAGACGATATGGCAGAATTGCTCGCTAATTATATAAAAAGCCATGGAACAATTAAAGCAGAGGCTAATCACAATTGGAGAGTCGTTTATTAAATATAGAAGAGCAAAGAATAAAAGGAGGCAACAAGTATGAAATTTAGTGAATACACGTATGAACGTCCTGATATTGAACGAGCGGAAAAAGAGATTGATCAAAGTCTTGAACAGTTTAAGGAAGCAAAGGATGTGGAAGAGCAAGTAGATGCCTTACATAAAATGAATGAGATCCGCAGCCATCTCAGCACAATGATGGATCTTTGCCATATCAGACATACAATTGATACGAATGATTCATTTTACAAGCAGGAACAAGAGTATATGGACGAAATCTCTCCAAGGATGGAAGGGATTTCCTCGCGGATAAATGAAGCCCTTTTGGCTTCCTCTTTTCGAGATGAACTTGAGAACATTTTTGGCAGACAGCTTTTTCTCTTAGCTGAAGCACAAGTGAAAACTTTTTCACAAGAGGTATTGCCGCTGCTTGAAAAGGAGAACAAGCTGTCTTCGCAATATACACAGCTTGTTGCTTCTGCTCAAATTGATTTTCAGGGAAAAACATTCACTCTTGCTCAAATCGAACCTTTTACAGAAGCTGCGGATCGTTCTGTACGAAAAGAGGCGACAAAAGCTCGCTTTGATTTTTTTGCTCGTCATGAAGCCCAATTTGATGCCATCTATGATGAATTAGTAAAAATCCGTACAGAAATTGCCCGCAAGCTGGGCTTTCAAAATTTTGTAGAGCTTGGCTATTTTCGTTTAAATCGAGTGGATTATGATGCAAAGATGGTAAAAGGCTACCGCGAGCAAATCAAGAAATATATTGTTCCGCTTGCTACAAGGCTAAGAAAGGCTCAAACAGACCGAATTGGTTTAAAGGAATTAAAGTTTTACGATGAGGGCTATCAATTCACGACGGGAAATGCCAAGCCGAAGGGGTCAGCAGAGTGGATTGTAGAAAATGGCCGTAAGATGTATCAGGAACTTTCTCAGGAAACGGACGAATTTTTCCAGTTTATGCTTGATCATGAGTTGATGGATCTTACAGCAAAAAAGGGAAAAGCAGGCGGAGGATATTGCACATATATTCCCGGATACAGCTCTCCATTTATTTTCTCTAACTTTAATGGAACTTCGGGGGATATTGATGTATTGACGCATGAAGCGGGGCATGCCTTTCAAGTCTATTCGAGCCGGGACTTTACCGTTCCAGAATATTTATGGCCAACTTATGAAGCGTGTGAAATTCACTCAATGAGCATGGAGTTTTTCACTTGGCCGTGGATGGAATTGTTTTTTAAGGAGGACACAGATAAGTATCAATATGCTCACTTAAGCGAAGCTATTTTGTTTCTTCCTTATGGAGCAGCCGTGGATGAATTTCAACATCGAGTATACGAAGAGCCAGATTTGACTCCTGAAGAGAGAAAAGCCGTGTGGAAAGAGATTGAGGAAGCATACTTGCCACACCGTGACTACGATGGCATTTCATATTTAGAGAAAGGGGGCTTCTGGCAGCGCCAGGGGCACATTTATGAAGTACCGTTTTATTATATTGATTATACTCTTGCTCAAGTGTGTGCTCTCCAATTTTGGAAGCGGATGAGAGAAGACCGCAAGGAAGCGTGGGAGGATTACGTGGAAATTTGCCGGGTTGGAGGCAGCTTGTCTTTCACAGAGATAGTCAAACTAGCTGGCTTAATCTCTCCGTTTGAAGAAGGCTGTATTGAAAGAGTCATTGAACCGATTGAAAAGTGGCTTCACCAAGCAGGGGAACAGTTAATAGCTAATCACAAATAAATATAAAAAAAGCGTCTGAAGGAGCTTCAGACGCTTTTTGAGTTTTAAGCAGCGATGATATGAATATCATTGTCTTTTAATACAGCTTTTAATTGTTTTGTTTCTGGATGGTCAAGGATAAAGTCGGCAATTCCGTCCTCAAGCTGTTCTTGAATCACACGGCGAAGCGGGCGGGCTCCGAATTCTGGATGGTAGCCTAATTCACCTAGCCGTTCTTTGACCTCTTCTGTGACTTCGAGTGTAATAGACTGTTCCTCCAAAGTAGCGTTCAATTCAGCGAGCATCAAATTAACAATTTGACGTAAATCGGCTTTTTCAAGTGATTTAAATTCGATGATATTATCGAAACGGTTCAAAAATTCTGGTTTAAAGAAGCTGCCAAGTGAATCTAAAATAGAGCTTTCTTTTACTGCATTATTTTTCTCAAAACCGACAGTAATAGTTTTTTGCGCTGTTCCAGCATTGCTTGTCATGATGATAACCGTGTCTTTAAAGCTGACTGTACGTCCTTGGCTGTCAGTAAGCCGGCCGTCTTCGAGGATTTGCAGGAACATATGTTGTACATCGGGATGAGCTTTTTCAATTTCATCCAACAAGATGATGCTGTACGGATTGCGCCGCACTTTCTCTGTCAGCTGTCCTGCTTCTTCATGGCCAACATATCCTGGAGGGGAACCAATTAATTTAGATACGCTGTGTTTTTCCATAAATTCACTCATATCAAGACGGACCATGGCCTCTTTAGAGCCAAACAATTCTTCAGCGAGCGATTTTGTTAGTTCTGTTTTCCCCACACCAGTCGGACCGACGAATAAGAAGGAACCGATGGGACGGTTTTGTGATTTCAAGCCGGCACGGCTGCGGCGGATCGCTTTGGCTACTTTCTGAACAGCTTCTGCTTGTCCAATGACTTTTTTTGCTAAGTTTTTCTCTAAGTGTTTCATAGCTTGTTGTTCGTCCTCTTGAAGCTTGCCGACAGGGATACCTGTTTTTTCTTCAATTAATTGTTGAATATGTTCAACTGTTACGACTGGACGTTCAACTGTTTCTTCCGCGCCTTGCAGCTTTTCTTCTAATTTTGTTTCTTCATCACGCAGCTTTGCTGCCTTTTCGTAGTCTTCATGTTGTAAGGCCGCTTCTTTTTCTCTTCCAATTTGAGCAAGGCGTTCATTGATTGATTCTTTATCTTGAGTATCAATCGTTAAATTCAGTTTTGAGCCAGCCTCATCGAGCAAATCAATTGCTTTGTCAGGCAAGAAGCGGTCTTGAATATATCGATGGGACAATTTTGCGCAAGCTTCCAGCGCTTCTTTTGCAAAGGTGACTTCATGGAAGTCCTCATAGCGTTTTTGCAAGCCAGTCAAGATTTGGATCGT is from Bacillus sp. PK3_68 and encodes:
- a CDS encoding extracellular solute-binding protein, which translates into the protein MKKGVWLTGLLVMLLALFGIIPSAVLKKGEAMNKENSVKVYGPGGPFGPIDELATRFAKETGIKVEVTSGPEEKWIDQAKEDADIIYGGSEYMLTNFMLSYPNIIDEKTRTELYTRPAGILVRKGNPKNIQSLDDLTKKGIQIIDVNGAGQFGLWEDLAGRKGLIPGIRKNIRISVKTSAEAIELWKKNSKYDAWITYESWHYRLKDATDLIQLPEQDKLYRGTPISMAKRTDNRKEARLFINYLKTEESHQVFQKWGWK
- a CDS encoding B12-binding domain-containing radical SAM protein, yielding MNVVLSTLNAKYIHTNLAIRYLKAFAEPDYQVELAEYTIKDPAINIVTDLYKRQPDILGFSCYIWNIEETLTVVKMIKKVLPETTIILGGPEVTYDVPYWLERIPEADFIVIGEGEETFKQLLSEIDGKQNWSGVSGIGYLENGQPKINPQRNKLDLRDLPSPFRFEEDKSQLSKRITYIETSRGCPFRCQFCLSSIEVGVRYFNREAIKEDIRYLMANGAKTIKFVDRTFNISRSYAMEMFQFLIDEHVPGTVFQFEITADIMRPEVIEFLNENAPKGLFRFEIGVQSTNDTTNELVMRKQNWSKLVRTVTMVKEGGKIDQHLDLIAGLPEEDYRSFRKTFNDVFALRPEELQLGFLKMLRGTGLRIRAAEHDYVYMEHAPYEILGNNLLSFSDIVKIKQVEDVLEKYWNDHRMNETIEYLVTHFFDTPFDFFQSFGAYWEEQSWGRIGHQLEDLFKRLQKFLLAVHPERYLEIESMMKYDYLMNQRYKPRKPWWEPALKKQERSFLYQKILQNPLLLGPEFAKLGLTERDIYKHTMIEPLTMSFVDGSWLKRPNYLVAYFEPTTGQPTIFFMENEAATKAI
- a CDS encoding sigma-70 family RNA polymerase sigma factor produces the protein MKGKSDEELMRLVMNKHRPALEELYDRYAKLIYSFAFKFSNGNADSTKEMVQLVFLKLWTTKSSYNSTKGKFTSWLLTITRNVCVDYIRKDSLHIKNNEQIYEHTFMKWTNPVDEIEQRLTSNAVSAAKNKLNAAQQRLIDLFYWKGFSLTEIAQMENEPVGTVKSRLHQSLKQLKKYLEVEDL
- a CDS encoding PAS domain-containing sensor histidine kinase, with product MNKRERSIYFFIVVLPAILSIIGCYHFLAERAVEQQREKLEWAATLHRNQLDQFINETKVSMDILAVSTEEEVQTLGKKIQASDKVQTILKRMVGKDPRYGGIYILDFEGNLLIGTNDLLKQYNLRNKPYIKEALLTKDTAVSDEAETLSNNQPVIAIATPVMKDEHVEAILVSHIRLDYLKNIIRMLTPEYSVSIENAKQIPIFAVNERLNSEEIEQTVEYPLAQLPWNLIVKINKSDENHLLPLTLLFGVAIIVLLHIIFLLVKYMMLKRQTKFERMQQEAQKLELIGTLAASTAHEIRNPLTGIKGLVQLLNEKYNHPEDEFYFDVINKEIGRINQIVSEFLILGKPTAQKIQTVDMREIIFDLNPLIRSEANLYCIEYELTLPEQELWVRVNTDQMKQVLLNLTKNAFEAMEEGGKLSLNVLKGEENCYITIADTGPGITKEDLELIFKPFFTSKENGTGLGLVVCKRIIESFDGVIEVESEFGFGTVVNIILPLQSPYLAE
- a CDS encoding acyltransferase family protein: MSKRDYYFDNAKFILIVFVVFGHFIRSYIGDNPVIFALYTTIYLFHMPGFILVSGFFAKSFYKKGYVKKTAQKILLPFFIFQIIYSFFYFYLYEDKALHLDLLVPHWSLWFLLSLFFWNLLLVISVKWLKIKPAVLITASFVVGIAIGCIDGQLDVLSFARTFIFFPFFLIGYYLKKEHFNLLAHKSVRAVLFLGALAVFYMALQFPDFDQRWLLGSFSFADLGSSNATGMLYRIGIYVLSFIMIAAFFTFVPKKKFFFTDWGRNTLYVYLLHGFVIKTFRESEVKESAESIVLLLIASLFLTMLLSSSVVTTVAQPFIETRWSKLKKVFSNRYEESNISEKL
- a CDS encoding anti-sigma factor; the protein is MDRECDYLLSFIANDLDKRKKRRFKEHLQRCPDCLKEYEQMTDVWHSLYLDIEEQEVPETLKSEVMDFIFDEKEENEKKAGRAYINEWTNALFKQFPPAASITVLLLTGLVIVLVFANSHLRNEMAQSSQNNEQPARVVSTFSLQAAELGVEHLNTGGSAVILQQGKTRSLVVQVNHLPQLAGSEVYQVWLLNNGKRESAGVFKPDESGAGILTYQLAQDLKFDQIGITVEPDQYSIEPRGEKIVGSS